GCAAAGATTGTTGTAGTTCATGGTGAGACATTGAATGAGCCTGTTGTCGAAGGAACTAATTTCGCAGCAGTAAGCTGTAAGGAAATTGATATCCTAGGCCATCCTGGACTCATCACCAAAGAGGAAGCGGAAATAGCCAAAAAGAATGATGTCGCTTTGGAAATCAGTGCAAGAAACGGCCACTGCTTAGGAAACGGACATGTGGCAAACATTGCAAGAGAAGTGGGAAATGACCTTGTCATTGATACAGACACCCATTCTCCAGATAATATAATTAGCTTTGAAAGAGCAATTGAAATAGGATTGGGAGCAGGAATGACAAAAGAGGAAGTGATGAAGGCTACCGTTGACAATCCTAGAAAAATATTGAAAAGAAATGGAATAAACCTTTAATTATTCCATAAATTCTCTCTTTTTAAAAAAAATAGTTCTTGTTTATTTTACTTTTTTGATAAAATTATAAATTATTAGTCTTCTTTTACTTTTTTTATATATTTTTAAATCATTTATGTTCCTTCACTTTTTTGCTTTCCTTATTGTTGCAGCATCCAAAGAAAAAGTTTCTAATTCTCTTAACTTCAGACTTGTTTTCCTTTTTTACCCTTTCATCCCTTTCATGCATTTTCCTTCTTGCCTCAGCCATATCTGACATATTTTCACCTTTAGATAATTCTTTTTGAATATCATATAATTCAAAAATAAACTTAATTATATATGTATCTATAAAATGTTATTTATAAAGTTTTAATTTATAAAGTTTTAAAATTATGGTAATTAAAATAAGTAAAATAAAAAATATTTAAAAAAAGCAGATAATTAACCAGAAACAAAAAAGATTAAATCCTTTTTGTTTGCCTGATTATACTTTTCCAATTGTGAATTAGAAAAGTGAAAAACTTTCTTAACCCCTATAGATTTGAAATTACGATTTTGGTGAATTCATTGAATGTATTTCATGTGTTTAATGATTTGTGTGTGTTATGATTTGATTTGAATTTTGAAGATAAATTGAGTTAATTCGTAACGTTTTGTTGATTTGTGTCTGGTTTATAATTTAGAGGGCAATAAAGTTTATAGTTTTAAAAAGCTTCCAAAAATTATCTTCGGAAAGATACGACTTTCGGATCTCTTTTTCTTTCTCGTTTAGTAGGTTTGATTTGTTTCTTACCGCAAATTCCACTTTTGGATCTTCCCAATATTTCACCTCCGAGAATTAAAGATATTAGAAAAACCTAAGAAAGATTTTGATTTGAGCGATTAATGACAGTATTCTTTTTTAGATAATGTGGAGTTATCTTTGGTTGAGATAATCTAAATTTTTAGGTGTGCCTAAATATCTTTAATTATAGTTTGTTTTCATCATATATAAAAGTTTAGGTATGCCTAAATATTTGTATATATACAAAATGTTTGTACATATCAAAACAGTTATATACTATAAGAACAAATATTAATATAGATATTTAGGACAACTCCAGCGTCGAAAATCGAAACTGGATTAAAATGAATACTATCAAAATCCGAAGAATGAATGAACCTGAATATCTCCAAAAGAGTTAAAATGTACTAATTCGCCTTATAAGAGACATATTAACTAAAACGTATTAATTGCCTATTGCAATTAATTAAGCTGTTGAACTAAATGATTAATTTTCTATTAATCAAAAGAAAAAAACATGAATTAAGCAAATTTTGTAAAAAAAAATGTGTTTTAGCAGAGAATTAAACTAAAATCATTCGACAAAACATTGCTTCAATCTATATTTCAAATCAAATCAAAAAAAAGAAAAACAAATCGTCAAATCGAAAAATAAAAAATTAGAGGTGGAAATATCAAGAAACAAAAAGTTAAACCTCAATTTGAAAACCAAAATTTCAAAAACAAGTAGGAGCAAACAAAGAATAAATGACTTGTTTGCTTTTACATTATTTTATTTATTAATTTTATTTATTTTATGAAATTATTTTTATTAATTTTATTTTATTAATTTACTATTTTTATTAATTATTTTTAAAACAATTAAAAAAAAAAAAAAAACTTATTTTAAGACCTTATATTCCATAACAAAGTCCTTTCCTAAAGGATAATACTTTTCCAATTTCAATGGAACGGCCTCTTTCATATAATCGAATCCCTCTCCATCGAAGAATGTTTTGGAATCCTTTCCTCCAACAATCATTGGAGCTATGCAAATCTTTACCTCATCAATCAGGTTTTCCCTAATCATTGAAAAGTTAAGTGTGGATCCGCCTTCGAGCATCAGGGTTTCAATTCCTCTAGAGTATAAGTATTCCATAAACTCACTCAAGTCTACAGATTCCCTTGATGAATAGAACACATCGGCCTTTTTTGAAATCTCCTTAGCTCGATTGACTGCATCGGCATCACAGTTAGGATTACTTTCATCACAGATATTGGAAACTGCAATTATTGTTTCGGCATCATCATTCAATATTCTATAATCTAGTGGAGTCCTTGCCTTATTGTCAACAACAACTCGGATTGGATTGTCCTCTTTTTTTGCATTGATCTTATGGACGGTAAGCCTAGGGTCATCTGCAAGAACGGTTCCGATTCCAACCATGATTCCATCAACTTCCTTTCTGATTTCATGAACACGTTCAAGATCCTCTTTGCCTGAAATTTCAGAACTTCCGGTTTTTGTTGCAATTTTTCCATCCAATGTCATGGCTGCATTTAAGATAACATAAGGTTTCATTTTCTCACCCTAAAATTCATAAACATAATGTTTCATCATATCATGCCTTTAGGTTTAATAATAGAATAATAAGAATAAAGTAAATTTTTTAACTATCAATTTAATTAATCGTTCATTTAAGATTATAAGTCGAATACATATCTTGCATTCTTTTCAGTCTGTTGGTCTACATCACCCACACTCATTTCATGCAATTCGGCTAATTTCTCAACTGCAAGTGCAACATTTGCAGGTTCATTTCTCTCATCCTTTGTCATTGCCAAATATGGACTGTCGGTTTCAGTCAGGATTCTTTCTATAGGAATTTCCTTGAACAGATCCTGATGTCTCCCGCTATAACAGACCATGGTTGAACAGCTCAAATAGTAGTCATCCATATCCAATATTTTTCTTGCAGTCTTCAGACTCCCCCCATAACAGTGAAAGATTACTTTGGGAATATTGTCATAGGATTTCAATAGATTGAATATTTTCTTTTCACAATCCCTGCCATGAATGAGCAATGGCTTTTCATACTCATTTGCAAGTTCAATGAATCCTGTGAAGATTTCCTGTTGCCTTGCTCTCAATGTCTTGTCTGTGCAGTAGAAAAAGTCCATTCCCACTTCACCGATAGCCAATATCTCATCAAGATGCTCAATCATTTGCCTATGGGCTCCATCGATTTCCTCTTGAGGAGAGTTCTGTGAACTTACGGGATGAAAGCCAAATGTAGGGTAAACAAAGCCTTCATACTCCTTTGAAAGTCTTAAGGCCTTAGCATTGCTTTCCAAACCATATCCTGAATTGATTACAGCTGAAAGCTTATCCTTAGCTCTAGCCATCACATCCTCTCTATCATCATCAAATTCATCAAAGTCTATATGGCAATGTGTGTCTATCATAATAATCACATGAAATTAAAATTGAAATGAAAATTAAAAAAATGAGAAATATTAAATTTAAAAAGAAAAAAGAGAAAGAGATTTTTTTAAATATTAAATTCTAGACTCCGAAACGTCTGTCTCTTGCCTGATAATCTCTAATAGCTCTCAAATAGTCTACTTTTCTTAGTTCTGGCCATAAGCTGTCACAGAAATAAAGCTCTGAATATGAAGACTGCCATAAGAGGAAACCGCTTAATCTTTCTTCACCGCTTGTCCTTATAATAAGGCTTGGATCTTCAAGTCCTGCAGTGTAAAGGTTCTTGCTTACCAGTTCCTCATCAATGTCATCTACAGATATCTCGCCATCTTCGACTTGCTTATAAATCTTCTTGATAGCATCTACGATTTCCAATCTTCCGTCATAACCAATAGCTAAGTTAAATAAACGTTCATTATAATCTTTTGTAGCTTCTTCCGCTTCTAATATCGCTTCTCTAACACTATCCGGCAAAAGTTCAGTTCTTCCAACAACTTTTACACGGACTTTATTCTTGTGAATCTTTTCATGACCTACAATTCTTTTAAAGTTCTTAACAAAAAGATTCATCAAACCTTCAACTTCATCCTTTGGCCTATTGAAATTTTCAGTAGAAAAAGCATAAGCGGTTACTATCTCAATTCCCAAGTCAATACTCCAATCAAGAACCTTTTCCAGAGTATCTACACCTACTTCATGGCCTTTGATGACCTCCATGTTTCCTTGAATCTTTGAGTACCTTCTATTACCGTCCATGATAATAGCTACATGCTTTGGCATCCTATCCGGATCTAATTCCTTCAAGAGACGCTTTTCATAAATTGTATATAAAAATTGTGGTGGCACAATCATTCCCCATAATATTTTTTTATTTTTTTATTGTTCCTTAAATTAATTTTAAAATTTAAAATTACTTGATTAAGTAATATCTATTAATAATATATTTAAAAAAAATAATTTAAATAGTTTTATATATGATTTTTAGAAAAATGGATTAAAAAATTTTAAAAATAGTTAAATGGAAAAAATAGTTTTATATGAGACAGTGAAAGTTGTTAGAATATTCGATTATTCTCTTAATTTAGCCAATTTATAAGCCAATTCCAAACTTCTTTTATATCCTTCAACGCTCTGGTCACGGCTTGTATCAATGAAAATCTCATCTATTCCAAGTGTTACTGCACCATAGCTTGGCCAACCGTCCAAGAGAACAAGTGTCCTGAAAAGGATATTGCCGAATATTCCATCATTTGCAAGTATGATATTGTTTCCATCTTCAATTGCCTGTTCCAAGAGAATATAATAGTTTTTTATGGAATAGTTTTTTGATATGTCTTCAGAGCCATTGTCAAAATTATCCAATTCATCAAATTTATTGATCAATAATTCTGTGAGTTCCTGTGATGACTTTAAGCTTTCATCAATTCTT
The sequence above is drawn from the Methanobrevibacter sp. genome and encodes:
- a CDS encoding histidinol phosphate phosphatase domain-containing protein; this encodes MTHKRIDLHMHSLFSDGELLPSELARRALVLGHEAIAITDHVDYSNINTIPDISEAIEDINSNWDITVVLGAEITHAPVESIPDLADRARELGAKIVVVHGETLNEPVVEGTNFAAVSCKEIDILGHPGLITKEEAEIAKKNDVALEISARNGHCLGNGHVANIAREVGNDLVIDTDTHSPDNIISFERAIEIGLGAGMTKEEVMKATVDNPRKILKRNGINL
- a CDS encoding 2,5-diamino-6-(ribosylamino)-4(3H)-pyrimidinone 5'-phosphate reductase gives rise to the protein MKPYVILNAAMTLDGKIATKTGSSEISGKEDLERVHEIRKEVDGIMVGIGTVLADDPRLTVHKINAKKEDNPIRVVVDNKARTPLDYRILNDDAETIIAVSNICDESNPNCDADAVNRAKEISKKADVFYSSRESVDLSEFMEYLYSRGIETLMLEGGSTLNFSMIRENLIDEVKICIAPMIVGGKDSKTFFDGEGFDYMKEAVPLKLEKYYPLGKDFVMEYKVLK
- a CDS encoding TatD family hydrolase, which encodes MIDTHCHIDFDEFDDDREDVMARAKDKLSAVINSGYGLESNAKALRLSKEYEGFVYPTFGFHPVSSQNSPQEEIDGAHRQMIEHLDEILAIGEVGMDFFYCTDKTLRARQQEIFTGFIELANEYEKPLLIHGRDCEKKIFNLLKSYDNIPKVIFHCYGGSLKTARKILDMDDYYLSCSTMVCYSGRHQDLFKEIPIERILTETDSPYLAMTKDERNEPANVALAVEKLAELHEMSVGDVDQQTEKNARYVFDL
- the uppS gene encoding polyprenyl diphosphate synthase, whose amino-acid sequence is MPPQFLYTIYEKRLLKELDPDRMPKHVAIIMDGNRRYSKIQGNMEVIKGHEVGVDTLEKVLDWSIDLGIEIVTAYAFSTENFNRPKDEVEGLMNLFVKNFKRIVGHEKIHKNKVRVKVVGRTELLPDSVREAILEAEEATKDYNERLFNLAIGYDGRLEIVDAIKKIYKQVEDGEISVDDIDEELVSKNLYTAGLEDPSLIIRTSGEERLSGFLLWQSSYSELYFCDSLWPELRKVDYLRAIRDYQARDRRFGV